A single window of Eucalyptus grandis isolate ANBG69807.140 chromosome 1, ASM1654582v1, whole genome shotgun sequence DNA harbors:
- the LOC104441568 gene encoding transcription elongation factor B polypeptide 3, which translates to MRSEVGSRRIGCEFGRNMLMKSEPPSLVDLCVRTVIDNLRYLGDVGGTDPQLLSRILPHCTVDQLMHIEKSTKGRDLTPITDDLWKNFYEKEFGSRNTKLVNERMEDKGVSFRWSQLYEAKLKDIEQAQKKSLDRMKQRYKETDARKQSRQVRLCTKVPPSSNKRSFGGSYNVSYLKSNIMKKAKIEALKSPEVKNIAAMKKNAIQRDYSISPLMRPRGPSSGDSASSSKVTKPMGRRL; encoded by the exons ATGAGGTCGGAAGTCGGCAGTAGGAGAATAGGATGTGAGTTTGGTAGGAACATGCTGATGAAGAGCGAGCCTCCTTCGCTGGTCGATCTCTGCGTCAGGACCGTGATAGATAACTTGAGATATCTAGGCGACGTCGGCGGAACTGATCCTCAGCTTCTCTCGAGGATTTTGCCACATTGTACGGTTGATCAGTTGATGCACATAGAGAAGAGTACGAAA GGAAGAGACTTGACTCCAATCACTGATGATCTGTGGAAGAATTTTTATGAGAAAGAGTTTGGTAGTCGGAACACCAAGCTTGTCAATGAGAGAATGGAGGATAAGGGGGTTTCGTTTAGATGGTCACAATTATATGAG GCGAAGTTGAAGGACATAGAGCAGGCTCAGAAGAAGTCGCTGGACAGGATGAAGCAACGATACAAGGAAACGGATGCCC GGAAACAAAGCCGGCAAGTTCGTCTTTGCACAAAGGTGCCACCTTCAAGCAATAAGAGAAGTTTCG GTGGATCGTACAACGTCTCCTATCTGAAGAGCAATATAATGAAGAAGGCAAAGATAGAGGCTCTAAAGAG TCCAGAGGTGAAAAACATTGCAGCcatgaagaaaaatgcaatCCAGAGAGACTACAG TATTTCTCCCTTGATGAGGCCACGAGGGCCATCCAGTGGAGACTCTGCTTCGTCTTCTAAAGTGACGAAACCTATGGGGAGAAGACTTTAG